In Nomascus leucogenys isolate Asia chromosome 11, Asia_NLE_v1, whole genome shotgun sequence, the following proteins share a genomic window:
- the MACC1 gene encoding metastasis-associated in colon cancer protein 1, whose protein sequence is MLITERKHFSLGRIAQSRSEANLIDMEAGKLSKSCNITECQDPDLLHNWPDAFTLHGNNASKVKNPFWSQLSASNPFLDDITQLRNNRKRNNISILKEDPFLFFREIENGNSFDSSGDELDVHQLLRQSSSRKSGRSKSVSELLDILDDTAHAHQSIHNSDQILPHDLEWLKNDREAYKMAWLSQRQLARSCLDLNTISQSPGWAQTQLAEVTITCKVNHQGGSVQLPESDITVHVPQGHVAVGEFQEVSLRAFLDPPHMLNHDLSCTVSPLLEIMLGNLNTMEALLLEMKIGAEVRKDPFSQVMTEMVCLHSLGKEGPFKVLSNCYIYKDTIQVKLIELSQVMYLVVAAQAKALQSPAATIWDYIHKTTSVGIYGPKYIHPSFTVILTVCGHSYMPGQLTISDIKKGGRKKISPVVFQLWGKQSFLLDKPQDLSISVFSCDPDFEVKTEGERKEIKQKQLEAGEVVHQQFLFSLVEHREMHLFEFCVQVEPLNGELVAQFSITTPDPNPNLKRLSNLPGYLQKKEEIKSAPLSPKILVKYPTFQDKTLNFTNYGVTLKAVLRQSKIDYFLEYFKGDTIALLGEGKVKAIGQSKVKEWYVGLLRGKIGLVHCKNVKVISKQQVMFMSDSVFTTRNLLEQIVLPLKKLTYIYSVVLTLVSEKVYDWKVLADVLGYSHLSLEDFDQIQADKESEKVSYVIKKLKEDCHTERNTRKFLYELTVALLKMDCQALVARLIQEAAILTSAVKLGKGWRELAEKLVRLTKQQMEAYEIPHRGNTGDVAVEMMWKPAYDFLYTWSAHYGNNYRDVLQDLQSALDRMKNPVTKHWRELTGVLILVNSLEVLRVTAFSTSEEV, encoded by the exons ATGCTAatcactgaaagaaaacatttttcattagGAAGAATTGCACAAAGTAGGTCTGAAGCAAATTTGATTGACATGGAAGCTGGAAAACTCTCAAAGAGTTGCAATATTACAG AATGCCAGGACCCAGACTTGCTTCACAATTGGCCGGATGCTTTCACCCTTCATGGTAATAATGCTTCCAAAGTTAAAAATCCATTCTGGAGTCAACTGTCTGCTTCTAACCCATTTTTGGATGACATAACTCAGCTAAGAAATAACAGGAAGAGAAATAATATTTCCATCTTAAAGGAagatccttttcttttctttagagaaatagaaaatggaaactcTTTCGATTCCTCTGGTGATGAACTTGATGTGCATCAGTTACTTAGGCAGTCTTCCTCAAGAAAATCTGGAAGATCTAAAAGTGTCTCAGAACTTCTGGACATTTTAGACGACACAGCACATGCCCATCAGAGTATACATAACTCTGACCAGATCCTACCACACGACTTAGAATGGCTTAAAAATGATCGAGAGGCTTATAAAATGGCTTGGTTAAGTCAACGCCAGCTGGCCCGCTCCTGCCTTGATTTGAATACAATTAGTCAGAGCCCTGGATGGGCCCAGACACAACTTGCCGAGGTCACCATAACTTGCAAAGTAAACCATCAAGGAGGGTCAGTACAATTACCTGAATCAGACATCACTGTTCATGTGCCCCAAGGTCATGTGGCTGTGGGGGAATTCCAAGAGGTGTCTCTAAGGGCTTTCCTTGATCCGCCACACATGCTTAACCATGATCTTTCATGCACCGTGAGCCCGTTGTTGGAAATCATGTTAGGCAACCTCAATACAATGGAAGCCCTTTTGCTGGAGATGAAAATTGGGGCTGAAGTGAGAAAGGATCCTTTCAGCCAAGTCATGACAGAAATGGTGTGTTTACACAGCTTGGGTAAAGAAGGCCCTTTTAAAGTTTTAAGCAACTGCTACATTTATAAAGACACCATCCAAGTCAAGCTAATTGAGTTGAGTCAGGTCATGTATCTAGTGGTTGCTGCACAAGCTAAAGCTCTTCAGTCACCAGCTGCCACCATTTGGGATTATATCCACAAAACCACCTCAGTTGGAATTTATGGACCCAAATATATCCATCCCagttttactgttattttaacaGTTTGTGGACACAGTTATATGCCAGGACAGCTTACAATTTCTGATATTAAGAagggtggaagaaaaaaaatatctccagTTGTGTTTCAGCTCTGGGGGAAGCAGTCATTTTTACTTGACAAGCCACAAGATTTaagtatttctgttttttcctgtgATCCTGATTTTGAAGTAAagacagaaggagaaaggaaagaaattaaacaaaagcaGTTGGAAGCAGGTGAAGTAGTTCatcaacaatttttattttctttagttgaGCACAGAGAGATGCACTTGTTTGAGTTTTGTGTTCAGGTGGAGCCTCTCAATGGTGAACTAGTTGCACAGTTCTCTATCACTACTCCTGATCCAAACCCAAACCTAAAAAGACTCTCGAATCTGCCAGGCTATTTGcagaagaaggaagaaatcaAGTCTGCTCCTTTATCACCAAAAATTCTTGTTAAATATCCTACATTTCAAGATAAAACATTGAACTTTACCAACTATGGGGTAACCCTGAAAGCAGTGCTAAGACAAAGCAAGATTGATTACTTCCTTGAATATTTCAAAGGGGACACAATAGCTCTCCTCGGGGAAGGTAAGGTAAAAGCTATTGGTCAGTCCAAAGTGAAGGAATGGTATGTAGGACTACTCAGAGGTAAGATTGGACTTGTACACTGCAAAAATGTCAAGGTGATTTCAAAGCAGCAAGTAATGTTTATGTCAGATAGTGTCTTTACAACCAGAAATCTTCTTGAACAAATTgtcctgcctttaaaaaaattgacttaTATCTACTCAGTTGTATTAACCTTGGTGTCAGAAAAAGTTTATGATTGGAAAGTTTTAGCTGATGTCCTGGGTTACTCACATCTGTCCCTGGAAGATTTTGATCAAATTCAAGCAGATAAAGAATCAGAAAAAGTTTCTTATGTTATAAAGAAGTTAAAGGAAGATTGCCACACAGAGAGAAATACAAGGAAGTTTCTGTATGAACTTACTGTG GCTCTTCTGAAAATGGATTGCCAAGCGTTAGTCGCACGTCTCATCCAAGAAGCTGCTATTCTGACTTCAGCTGTCAAGCTTGGAAAAGGCTGGAGGGAACTAGCTGAAAAGTTAGTACGACTCACAAAGCAACAAATGGAGGCATATGAAATTCCTCATCGAGGAAACACTGGAGATGTTGCTGTTGAG